A single region of the Pontibacter kalidii genome encodes:
- a CDS encoding gluconokinase produces the protein MQQSTVIGVDIGTTSTKSVAFGMGGEVLYQRVEEYPIISQEPGQAEQEPEQVLQAVLATLSGVAEWLGQQEYKIEGVSFSSAMHSLIVMDAAGKPLTRCLIWADSRSHTYADEIKSSTVGHKIYLQTGTPVHPMSPLVKLCWLRAEQPELFEQAAKFIGIKEYVLFRLFGAYKVDYSVASAMGLFHIFEFNWHEDALQVAGIHPEQLPEPVPPTYTFRGLQEADAAALHLPADTPFVIGASDGTLANLASHAVRPGEAVVTIGTSGAVRMMASQPATDLKERVFSFILNEDHFVLGGAVNNGGVALRWFRDTFYAAETVEASLKDQDIYELLNEVAESIKPGAEGLLFLPYLLGERAPIWDGSARACFIGAGYNHKRAHFLRAVMEGVIYSVNSVVQALEQVVGPIASIYANGGFCFSELWVQMLADVTGKKVQLTETREGSAFGAAIMGMYALKLIPSLETAESMIRVSRTFEPDEKNHQTYAKSYAVFESLYPKLKDSFEQLGKV, from the coding sequence ATGCAACAAAGCACAGTTATCGGCGTGGATATCGGCACCACCAGCACCAAAAGCGTAGCCTTTGGGATGGGCGGCGAGGTACTGTACCAGCGGGTGGAGGAGTACCCGATCATCAGCCAGGAGCCGGGGCAGGCAGAGCAGGAGCCGGAGCAGGTGCTGCAGGCGGTGCTCGCGACCCTCAGCGGCGTGGCAGAGTGGCTGGGGCAGCAGGAGTATAAGATAGAGGGGGTGAGCTTCAGTAGCGCCATGCACAGCCTGATCGTAATGGATGCCGCCGGTAAGCCGTTGACCCGCTGCCTCATCTGGGCCGACTCCCGCAGCCATACGTATGCCGACGAGATCAAGAGCAGCACCGTGGGCCATAAGATCTACCTGCAGACCGGTACGCCGGTGCATCCCATGTCGCCGCTCGTGAAGCTGTGCTGGCTGCGCGCGGAGCAGCCGGAGCTGTTTGAGCAGGCGGCCAAGTTCATCGGCATTAAAGAGTATGTGCTTTTCCGGCTTTTCGGAGCGTATAAAGTTGATTACTCTGTGGCCTCGGCCATGGGGTTGTTCCATATCTTTGAGTTTAACTGGCACGAGGATGCCCTGCAGGTGGCGGGCATACATCCGGAGCAACTTCCGGAGCCGGTGCCGCCCACCTATACTTTCAGGGGCCTTCAGGAAGCGGATGCCGCAGCGCTTCACCTCCCGGCCGACACGCCTTTCGTAATTGGAGCCAGCGATGGCACACTGGCCAATCTGGCCTCGCATGCGGTGCGGCCCGGGGAGGCGGTGGTGACCATTGGCACCAGCGGTGCGGTGCGCATGATGGCCAGCCAGCCCGCCACCGACCTGAAAGAGCGCGTGTTCAGCTTCATCCTAAACGAGGACCATTTTGTGCTGGGCGGGGCGGTGAACAATGGCGGGGTGGCGCTGCGTTGGTTCCGGGATACGTTCTACGCCGCCGAAACCGTTGAAGCCAGCCTGAAGGACCAGGACATCTATGAACTGCTGAACGAGGTGGCGGAAAGTATAAAGCCGGGCGCGGAAGGGCTGCTCTTCCTGCCTTACCTGCTCGGTGAGCGGGCCCCTATCTGGGATGGTTCAGCGCGGGCCTGTTTTATCGGGGCTGGGTATAACCACAAGCGGGCGCACTTTCTGAGGGCGGTGATGGAAGGCGTGATCTACAGCGTGAACAGCGTGGTGCAGGCGCTGGAGCAGGTGGTCGGGCCAATTGCATCGATTTACGCCAATGGTGGTTTCTGCTTCTCCGAGTTGTGGGTGCAGATGCTGGCCGACGTGACCGGCAAGAAAGTGCAGCTGACCGAGACCCGTGAGGGCTCCGCCTTTGGGGCAGCCATCATGGGCATGTACGCCCTTAAACTGATTCCCTCGCTCGAAACTGCGGAAAGTATGATCCGGGTGAGCCGCACCTTTGAGCCTGACGAGAAAAACCACCAAACCTATGCCAAGAGCTACGCCGTTTTCGAATCGCTGTACCCGAAGCTGAAGGATAGTTTTGAGCAGCTGGGCAAGGTGTGA
- a CDS encoding outer membrane beta-barrel protein: MKRFILYVLLLLCTLPAAAQTEAEPAPKHVLGLQLGIAPVSGSFGKGGFDDAYPAFARDGLLLTASYRYNLGRHLAAGTSVSYRHNRYDLDAFAAPDDELVTGKSSEAWRSVFTLADVYLRFPVEGVLEAYLKGSMGASFNRSASWQVQTVYGDIVMPADRATALALGWGSGIGYNAHPFLVTVEAGMLHTKPVFTVPNTQGHLFRHRQAMNTFHVSLGVQFTL, encoded by the coding sequence AGAGCCTGCGCCAAAGCATGTGCTGGGCCTGCAGTTGGGGATCGCTCCTGTAAGCGGTAGCTTTGGCAAGGGTGGTTTTGACGATGCGTACCCGGCCTTTGCCCGCGACGGGTTGCTGCTGACGGCCAGCTACCGCTACAACCTCGGCAGGCACCTGGCCGCCGGGACTTCGGTGAGCTACCGCCACAACCGCTACGATCTCGATGCCTTCGCTGCCCCGGACGATGAACTGGTAACTGGCAAAAGCTCCGAAGCCTGGCGCTCTGTGTTTACCCTGGCCGATGTATACCTACGGTTCCCGGTGGAGGGGGTGCTGGAAGCATACCTGAAAGGCTCCATGGGCGCCTCCTTTAACCGCAGCGCCTCCTGGCAGGTGCAAACCGTTTACGGTGACATCGTGATGCCCGCCGACAGGGCCACGGCCCTCGCGCTGGGTTGGGGCAGCGGCATCGGTTACAACGCGCACCCTTTCCTGGTCACGGTGGAGGCCGGCATGCTGCACACCAAACCTGTGTTTACCGTTCCCAACACCCAAGGCCATCTTTTCCGGCACCGCCAGGCTATGAACACGTTTCATGTCAGCCTTGGCGTACAGTTCACGCTATAG
- a CDS encoding META domain-containing protein — protein sequence MTRILPVLGLLLLLAGACTRQPTNRTAQTDSVLDAYWTLLSLEGQDVQRPQDTRTAFIRFEEGKTRVHGFTGCNRFFGRYELNGENLALSGLGSSRMACPDMDQENQLMDILSRVDSYRISGEVLTLYANGTAVATFMAGTEESIDNDAEQGGIIKY from the coding sequence ATGACACGTATACTTCCGGTGCTAGGGCTACTGCTTTTGCTGGCCGGCGCCTGCACCAGGCAGCCTACGAACCGGACAGCCCAAACGGATAGTGTTTTGGATGCCTACTGGACGCTGCTCTCGCTGGAGGGGCAGGACGTGCAGCGGCCGCAGGACACCCGAACGGCCTTTATCCGCTTTGAGGAGGGCAAAACCCGGGTACATGGGTTTACCGGGTGCAATAGGTTTTTTGGCAGGTATGAGCTTAACGGTGAAAACCTGGCGCTATCCGGCCTCGGCTCCTCGCGCATGGCCTGCCCCGACATGGACCAGGAAAACCAGCTGATGGATATACTCAGCCGCGTGGATAGCTACCGGATCTCCGGTGAGGTGCTTACGCTCTATGCCAACGGAACCGCCGTAGCCACCTTTATGGCCGGCACCGAAGAGAGCATTGACAACGACGCCGAGCAAGGAGGCATCATCAAATACTGA